The sequence TTCTCCTGCGGCCCACAAGTTGGGGATCGAGGTCCGCCCATCTGTATCGACGGTTATTCCCCCAATCATGTAATGTGCCCCAGGGCGAACCGGGATTCGATCGGTGGTAATGTCGATCCCAAATTTTCGGCAACTGGCGTCGATGCCTGGAAATCGGCGTTTGACGAATTCAGCATCGAGATGTTCCATCGTCAGATAAACATTCGGATGCCGCGTTAATTCCATTTGCGAAACGATCGCCTGCGAGACGATATCGCGCGGGGCCAGTTCGCCACGTGGATCGTAGTCGGTCATAAAACGACGACCGTTACGATCGACCAAGTAGCCTCCTTCACCTCGCACCGCCTCGGTAATCAGGCTACGGCTGCTTCCAGCGATATAAAGAACCGTCGGATGGAATTGCATGAATTCCATATCGCGGGTTTCTGCTCCGGCTCGCAAGGCCATGGCAATTCCGTCGCCAGTGGCTACGCCGGGGTTGGTTGATTCGCGATATATTTGCCCCACGCCGCCCGAAGCCAAAATCGTTTGCTTGGCCCAAATCAGGGTGCGACCATGCTTCTCATCCGAAGCGAGCGCACCACGGCAGACCCCGTCGTGGGTGATTAGGTCTTGGGTGAATTCGTTTTGCCAGATTTGAATGTTGGGAAGCGAACGGACCATTTCGACGACTGAGCGAATCACTTCTTTGCCGGTCGCATCACCTAGTGCATGGACAATTCGATCTCGACCATGGCCACCTTCCCGCGTCAGGGCCAGACGACCATCAATCCGATCGAACTCGGTGCCCCATTGGATAAGCTCTCGAATACACTCTGGGCCTTCCTGCACCACCAGATCGACCACTTCTTTGTCGCACAAACTACCCCCGGCAGTAATCGTATCGGCGACGTGATCCTCGAAGCGATCTTCTTCATCCAACACACCGGCAATGCCACCTTGAGCGTAGTTGCTATTCGATTCTTGGATCTGCTCTTTGGAAAGAATCAACGCCGAGAGATCCGGATCGATTTCCAAGGCGGCCCGTAAACCGGCGATGCCCCCGCCAATGATCAGCACATCGGTGAAGTAATGGGAAACACTTTTCGGATGAAAAGGGACGAGGTATCGAGGGACGTGAGGTGCCATGCGCCTTACATGGTTGCATCGTGCATGGCAGAGAAAGCACCACCCACGTTGCCAGTGGGGTGGGGTTCGGTTCCCTGCACAGTATGCCCGGTTAGTTGAAACTCTGGGGAATTCGTTATTTTCATTAACCGAGGCTCTATTGAGAAGCCCCCTTGAGGTAGGCCCGATATTGCTCGAGAAACGCAGGTGGAGGCATCGTGCGCTGCGTATCTCCGGAACCACCAGCGGTGGCCTCGCGAGACTGAACGCGGCGGGTTGTGTCTGCCCCACGAGAAAGTCCCAAGCTCTGCAATGCTTCGTTTAGTTTGCGTTTGGCACCGGTATCGGAAGAGTTGGCGGCCTGTTTCATCTTTTGCCAACGCTGCATGAATCGCTGGAAATCGTCTTTGGTCCAGCCCAATTTGTCGAGCATCTCTTGATCGGGGCTCCCTTCTTGATGCTTCAGCTTATCGAGCACCATGTCGGTTGCCTTCTTGGCGTATTCCAAGTTTGCGGCATCTTCGCCTGGTTCGACGATTGGGCCGTCGTAGTTTGGTGTTGAATTGCCCGCTTCCAAGCCGCCACCTTGCGGGATGGCCGAATTGCCAGGACCGCTTCCATTTTGCTTCGGATCCGATTTTTGTTGTTGGGAATCTTGCGGGCCTTCTTTCGAGGAAGCGCCATTTTCGCCAGGCTTCTCTCCTCCAGGTGCTTGCGAAGTCTGCGATCCTTGCCCTTGCTCTTTTCCGCTGGAGCCGGTTTGCTGCTCGGCTTGGGGGCCGTCGCCACCTTCCTGGCCGGTTTCTCCCATGCCTTGCTGATTGGCGACACCCGCTCCTTCGTCCCCAGCACTCGTGCTGCCGGCACTGTCGTTTCCGGCTTGCTTGGCAGGCTGTCCACCACCAGGGCCGCCGCCACCACTTTCATCTCCTTGTTGATCCCCCTTGCTTTGCGATTGCTTGTTGCTGTTGGAAGGAGATTTTGCAGTCTCGCCTTGCTCACCCTTTTTGCCGTCTTCGGAATGGGTATCGTTCTTACGCTGCTTGTTGCTTCGGTCGGCGCTCGATTCGGGACTTCCCTTGTCTCCTTCGTTTCCTTCGTTACCAGCCCCAGAGTCGCCGTTGTCTCCAACCCCTTTGTCGCCGGGGCGTTCCGATTCGTTCGACAGCTTAGTGTCGGTATCTTTGTTGACCGCACCACCCTTGTTCTTGCCGGACCCCTCTTCGTTATTCTGCGTGTTTCGCTCGGCCGCTTCTCCTTCGTTATTATCTTTGGTGCCGGGCTGACCGTCTTGCTTTTCCTGATCAGTTGCGTTCTGGCCATCCGCCGATTTCTCTGGCTTGGTTCCATTGTCGACGCCCGTTCCATCCGGCTTCATCCCATCTTGCTGTCCATTCGAGCCATCTTCGCTTTCGCTCTTGCCCGAGCCCTGGTTCTTTTGATCGGGCTGGCCCATGTTTTGGTTCTCGGAGCCTTTGCCGGCGTTGTCTTGCTTGGCCTGATCGGATGGTCTCTGTTCGCCGTTAGGTTCGCCACCGTTAGTTTGGGAAGCGTTCTGCGGGGAATCGCCGTCCTGGTTGGTTTGCTCAGGGTTCGCTTGTGGCTCAGCCCCAGGCTTTTGGCCACCAGCGTTTTGTTGCTGCTGTTTCTCTTTCAGATACTCCTGCAATTGCTCGA comes from Bremerella cremea and encodes:
- the nadB gene encoding L-aspartate oxidase — protein: MAPHVPRYLVPFHPKSVSHYFTDVLIIGGGIAGLRAALEIDPDLSALILSKEQIQESNSNYAQGGIAGVLDEEDRFEDHVADTITAGGSLCDKEVVDLVVQEGPECIRELIQWGTEFDRIDGRLALTREGGHGRDRIVHALGDATGKEVIRSVVEMVRSLPNIQIWQNEFTQDLITHDGVCRGALASDEKHGRTLIWAKQTILASGGVGQIYRESTNPGVATGDGIAMALRAGAETRDMEFMQFHPTVLYIAGSSRSLITEAVRGEGGYLVDRNGRRFMTDYDPRGELAPRDIVSQAIVSQMELTRHPNVYLTMEHLDAEFVKRRFPGIDASCRKFGIDITTDRIPVRPGAHYMIGGITVDTDGRTSIPNLWAAGEVTSSGLHGANRLASNSLLEGLVYGKRTGRNASEGALAMPDRFEAINLQHPVAVESEPLDLEDIRNSLKSLMWRNVGVRREAHGLEDAIETIEAWCRYVLPQQFDHPRGWELQNMLVVARVMAQAAFLRQESRGVHLRMDFPQMDNQQWNRHLPLRLSNMV